Proteins from one Salmonella bongori NCTC 12419 genomic window:
- the ilvA gene encoding threonine ammonia-lyase, biosynthetic, translated as MAESQPLSAAPEGAEYLRAVLRAPVYEAAQVTPLQKMEKLSSRLDNVILVKREDRQPVHSFKLRGAYAMMAGLTEEQKAHGVITASAGNHAQGVAFSSARLGVKSLIVMPKATADIKVDAVRGFGGEVLLHGANFDEAKAKAIELAQQQGFTWVPPFDHPMVIAGQGTLALELLQQDSHLDRVFVPVGGGGLAAGVAVLIKQLMPQIKVIAVEAEDSACLKAALVAGHPVDLPRVGLFAEGVAVKRIGDETFRLCQEYLDDIVTVDSDAICAAMKDLFEDVRAVAEPSGALALAGMKKYIAQHNLRGERLAHVLSGANVNFHGLRYVSERCELGEQREALLAVTIPEEKGSFLKFCQLLGGRMVTEFNYRFADAKNACIFVGVRVSQGLEERKEIITQLRDGGYSVVDLSDDEMAKLHVRYMVGGRPSKPLQERLYSFEFPESPGALLKFLHTLGTRWNISLFHYRSHGTDYGRVLAAFELGDHEPDFETRLHELGYECHNESNNPAFRFFLAG; from the coding sequence ATGGCGGAATCTCAACCTCTATCCGCCGCGCCGGAGGGCGCGGAGTATCTGCGCGCGGTGTTACGCGCACCGGTCTATGAAGCAGCGCAGGTAACGCCGCTACAAAAAATGGAAAAACTCTCGTCGCGCCTCGACAACGTCATTCTCGTTAAACGCGAGGACAGGCAACCGGTTCACAGCTTTAAGCTCCGTGGCGCTTACGCCATGATGGCGGGCTTAACTGAAGAACAAAAAGCCCACGGCGTGATTACCGCCTCAGCGGGGAATCATGCGCAGGGCGTGGCGTTCTCGTCGGCAAGGCTGGGCGTTAAATCGCTGATTGTAATGCCAAAGGCAACGGCAGATATCAAAGTTGATGCAGTTCGCGGCTTTGGTGGTGAAGTGCTGTTACACGGCGCTAACTTTGATGAAGCGAAAGCGAAAGCCATTGAGCTGGCGCAACAGCAAGGCTTTACCTGGGTTCCGCCGTTTGATCACCCCATGGTAATTGCCGGACAAGGTACGCTCGCGCTGGAACTGCTTCAGCAGGATTCACATCTCGATCGTGTTTTTGTGCCAGTCGGCGGCGGTGGGCTGGCGGCGGGCGTGGCGGTGCTGATCAAACAATTAATGCCACAAATTAAAGTGATCGCCGTCGAAGCGGAAGATTCCGCCTGTCTGAAAGCCGCGCTGGTCGCTGGTCATCCGGTGGATCTGCCGCGTGTAGGACTGTTTGCTGAGGGCGTAGCGGTAAAACGCATTGGCGATGAAACGTTCCGGCTGTGTCAGGAATATCTTGACGATATTGTCACTGTTGATAGCGACGCTATCTGTGCGGCAATGAAAGATCTGTTCGAAGATGTGCGCGCTGTGGCGGAACCTTCCGGCGCGTTGGCGTTGGCGGGGATGAAAAAATACATCGCCCAGCACAACCTGCGTGGCGAACGGCTGGCGCATGTGCTTTCCGGAGCCAATGTTAACTTTCATGGTTTGCGCTATGTGTCTGAACGCTGTGAACTGGGGGAACAGCGTGAAGCTCTGCTGGCTGTAACCATTCCGGAAGAAAAGGGCAGCTTCCTGAAGTTCTGTCAGCTGCTCGGCGGGCGTATGGTCACGGAGTTTAACTACCGTTTTGCTGACGCGAAAAATGCCTGTATTTTTGTCGGCGTTCGCGTCAGTCAGGGGCTGGAGGAGCGAAAAGAGATCATTACCCAACTGCGCGACGGGGGATATAGTGTAGTGGATCTTTCTGATGACGAAATGGCGAAGTTACATGTGCGCTATATGGTTGGCGGGCGTCCCTCCAAGCCGCTTCAGGAACGTCTCTATAGCTTTGAGTTTCCGGAGTCTCCGGGCGCCTTGCTGAAATTTTTGCATACGCTTGGCACGCGCTGGAATATTTCTTTGTTCCACTATCGCAGCCACGGTACCGACTATGGCCGCGTGCTGGCAGCATTTGAGTTGGGCGATCATGAACCGGATTTCGAAACCCGACTGCATGAACTGGGTTATGAATGCCATAATGAAAGTAATAACCCGGCATTCCGGTTTTTCCTCGCGGGCTAA
- the ilvY gene encoding HTH-type transcriptional activator IlvY, whose translation MDLRDLKTFLHLAESRHFGRSARAMHVSPSTLSRQIQRLEEDLGQPLFVRDNRTVTLTEAGEELRVFAQQTLLQYQQLRHTLDQQGPSLSGELHIFCSVTAAYSHLPPILDRFRAEHPSVEIKLTTGDAADAMEKVVTGEADLAIAGKPETLPGAVAFSMLENLAVVLIAPALPCPVRSQVSEEKPDWSAVPFIMADQGPVRRRIELWFRRHKISNPSIYATVGGHEAMVSMVALGCGVALIPEVVLENSPEPVRNRVMILERSDEKTPFELGVCAQKKRLHEPLIDAFWNLLPGH comes from the coding sequence GTGGATTTACGCGATCTGAAAACCTTCCTGCATCTGGCGGAAAGCCGACATTTTGGCCGCAGCGCGCGAGCGATGCATGTCAGTCCCTCTACGCTCTCCCGGCAGATTCAGCGCCTGGAAGAAGATCTCGGTCAGCCGCTGTTTGTGCGCGATAACCGTACCGTAACGTTAACGGAGGCTGGAGAGGAACTGCGGGTGTTTGCTCAGCAGACGTTATTGCAGTACCAACAGTTGCGCCATACGCTCGACCAGCAGGGACCGTCGCTCTCCGGTGAACTACATATTTTTTGTTCGGTGACGGCGGCTTACAGCCATTTGCCGCCGATCCTCGACCGCTTTCGCGCTGAACACCCTTCCGTTGAGATCAAATTGACGACCGGAGACGCTGCCGATGCGATGGAAAAGGTGGTGACGGGAGAAGCGGACCTGGCAATCGCCGGCAAACCAGAAACGCTGCCGGGCGCAGTGGCGTTTTCGATGCTGGAAAATCTGGCTGTTGTGCTGATCGCCCCGGCCCTGCCCTGTCCGGTGCGTAGCCAGGTGTCGGAGGAGAAACCTGACTGGTCAGCGGTGCCGTTTATCATGGCCGATCAGGGGCCAGTGCGCCGCCGCATCGAGCTGTGGTTCCGCCGCCATAAAATCAGTAATCCATCGATTTACGCCACGGTGGGCGGTCATGAGGCGATGGTATCAATGGTCGCATTGGGCTGTGGTGTGGCTTTAATTCCGGAGGTTGTACTGGAAAACAGTCCGGAGCCAGTACGTAATCGCGTGATGATTTTAGAGCGTAGTGATGAGAAAACGCCGTTTGAACTGGGCGTGTGCGCACAAAAAAAGCGGCTGCATGAGCCGCTGATCGATGCGTTCTGGAACTTACTGCCCGGCCACTAA
- the ilvC gene encoding ketol-acid reductoisomerase, with protein MANYFNTLNLRQQLAQLGKCRFMGRDEFADGASYLQGKKVVIVGCGAQGLNQGLNMRDSGLDISYALRKEAIAEKRASWRKATENGFKVGAYEELIPQADLVVNLTPDKQHSDVVRAVQPLMKDGAALGYSHGFNIVEVGEQIRKDITVVMVAPKCPGTEVREEYKRGFGVPTLIAVHPENDPKGEGMAIAKAWAAATGGHRAGVLESSFVAEVKSDLMGEQTILCGMLQAGSLLCFDKLVEEGTDPAYAEKLIQFGWETITEALKQGGITLMMDRLSNPAKLRAYALSEQLKAIMAPLFQKHMDDIISGEFSSGMMADWANDDKKLLTWREETGKTAFETAPQYEGKIGEQEYFDKGVLMIAMVKAGVELAFETMVDSGIIEESAYYESLHELPLIANTIARKRLYEMNVVISDTAEYGNYLFSYACVPLLKPFMAELQPGDLGKAIPEGAVDNAQLRDVNDAIRGHAIEQVGKKLRGYMTDMKRIAVAG; from the coding sequence ATGGCTAACTACTTCAACACACTGAACTTGCGCCAGCAGCTGGCACAGTTGGGGAAATGTCGCTTTATGGGGCGCGACGAATTCGCCGATGGTGCAAGCTACCTGCAGGGTAAAAAAGTCGTCATCGTTGGCTGTGGTGCGCAGGGGCTGAACCAGGGGCTGAATATGCGTGACTCCGGTCTGGATATCTCTTACGCCCTGCGTAAAGAGGCTATTGCCGAGAAGCGCGCCTCCTGGCGTAAAGCGACCGAAAACGGCTTTAAAGTAGGCGCTTATGAGGAGCTGATCCCGCAGGCGGACCTGGTGGTTAACCTGACGCCGGACAAACAACACTCTGACGTAGTGCGTGCTGTACAGCCACTGATGAAAGACGGCGCGGCGCTGGGCTACTCCCACGGCTTTAATATTGTGGAAGTGGGTGAGCAGATCCGTAAAGACATCACCGTGGTGATGGTAGCGCCGAAGTGCCCGGGTACCGAAGTGCGTGAAGAGTACAAGCGCGGTTTCGGCGTACCGACGCTGATCGCCGTTCACCCGGAAAACGATCCGAAAGGCGAAGGCATGGCCATTGCCAAAGCCTGGGCGGCGGCGACTGGCGGTCATCGTGCGGGCGTGCTGGAGTCCTCTTTCGTGGCGGAGGTAAAATCCGACCTGATGGGCGAGCAGACCATTCTGTGCGGCATGTTGCAGGCGGGTTCTCTGCTGTGCTTCGACAAGCTGGTAGAAGAAGGTACTGACCCGGCTTACGCGGAAAAACTGATTCAGTTCGGCTGGGAAACCATCACCGAAGCGCTGAAACAGGGCGGCATTACCCTGATGATGGACCGTTTGTCCAACCCGGCGAAACTGCGCGCTTACGCGTTGTCCGAGCAGTTGAAAGCGATCATGGCACCGTTGTTCCAGAAACATATGGACGACATCATCTCCGGCGAGTTCTCCTCCGGTATGATGGCGGACTGGGCGAACGATGATAAGAAACTGCTGACCTGGCGTGAAGAAACAGGTAAAACCGCGTTCGAAACCGCGCCGCAGTATGAAGGTAAAATCGGCGAGCAGGAGTATTTCGATAAAGGCGTGCTGATGATCGCGATGGTAAAAGCGGGCGTTGAGCTGGCGTTCGAAACGATGGTCGATTCCGGCATCATCGAAGAGTCTGCCTATTACGAATCATTGCACGAGCTGCCGCTGATCGCCAACACCATTGCCCGTAAGCGTTTGTACGAAATGAACGTGGTGATCTCCGATACCGCAGAATACGGTAACTATCTGTTCTCTTATGCCTGTGTTCCGCTGTTAAAACCGTTTATGGCGGAGCTTCAGCCTGGCGATCTGGGTAAAGCGATTCCGGAAGGCGCGGTCGACAACGCGCAGTTACGCGACGTGAACGATGCGATTCGCGGTCACGCGATTGAACAAGTAGGTAAGAAACTGCGCGGGTATATGACGGATATGAAGCGTATTGCCGTCGCTGGCTAA
- the ppiC gene encoding peptidylprolyl isomerase PpiC has product MAKTAAALHILVKEEKLALELLEQIKNGGDFEKLAKKHSICPSGKKGGHLGEFRQGQMVPAFDKVVFSCPVLEPTGPLHTQFGYHIIKVLYRN; this is encoded by the coding sequence ATGGCAAAAACGGCAGCAGCACTGCATATCCTTGTAAAAGAAGAGAAACTGGCTTTAGAGCTTCTGGAACAAATTAAGAACGGCGGCGATTTTGAGAAGCTGGCGAAGAAGCACTCTATCTGCCCGTCCGGTAAAAAAGGCGGTCATTTAGGTGAGTTTCGTCAGGGCCAGATGGTTCCGGCATTCGATAAAGTGGTCTTCTCTTGCCCGGTACTGGAGCCAACCGGCCCGCTGCATACCCAGTTCGGTTACCACATTATTAAGGTGTTGTACCGAAATTAA
- a CDS encoding Crp/Fnr family transcriptional regulator gives MNILRNAEFPDDWLLGLRQVVRDPALYELLKYCPLEIMQCWRFDNIPRSTLICRQGEICQQFSLIVAGEVDVFYEAEDGRRYRQARYGKGDMLGELEIFESRHYICSVVAVDNVQLLSLSQAHFCRWLTLDNHFNQRMLRFFSQQYYQLSKKASSDNLYSLHQRVCQALWQRFQQYESTSILLNKQNLGQEFAATTRSINRILHDLKSLNIIDTDGERIILLAPEKLQQEAEI, from the coding sequence ATGAATATACTGAGAAACGCAGAATTTCCAGACGACTGGCTTTTAGGGCTACGCCAGGTAGTCCGGGACCCCGCGCTGTATGAATTACTTAAATACTGTCCGCTGGAAATCATGCAGTGCTGGCGATTTGACAATATTCCCCGCAGCACTCTTATCTGCCGGCAAGGGGAAATATGTCAGCAATTTTCGCTCATCGTGGCCGGTGAAGTAGATGTTTTTTACGAGGCTGAAGATGGGCGTCGTTATCGGCAGGCGCGTTATGGCAAAGGTGACATGCTGGGTGAACTGGAGATATTTGAGTCGCGGCATTACATCTGTTCTGTCGTCGCCGTCGACAATGTACAGCTGCTCAGCCTGTCGCAGGCACATTTTTGCCGTTGGCTGACGCTGGATAACCATTTTAATCAGCGGATGCTGCGGTTTTTCAGTCAACAGTATTACCAGTTGTCGAAAAAGGCCAGCAGCGACAATTTGTACTCGCTGCATCAACGTGTATGCCAGGCATTATGGCAGCGTTTTCAACAATATGAATCGACCTCTATTTTGCTTAATAAACAAAATCTTGGTCAGGAGTTTGCGGCGACGACGCGCAGTATCAACCGGATACTGCACGATCTGAAATCACTGAACATTATCGATACCGACGGTGAGCGAATCATTTTGCTGGCTCCTGAAAAACTACAACAGGAGGCGGAAATCTGA
- a CDS encoding nucleoside phosphorylase: MQPHIRLNTNMTRAKYALLPGDPGRVDRIARFLDNAEIIGQNREFRAARGWYQGVEIVVLSTGIGGPSTAIAIEELSQIGVNTLIRIGSCGALQDSLALGDVIIAHGAVADDGTSKTYAPASYPACADPYLTATLIQQAQQMNISTVCGLVRSHDSFYTDREAELDAEWSARGILGADMETAALMVVGALRGLRTASLLNVVVAHDGCLESSINHYVQQETLCQQGEERQIALALQAIYFDSLQGEQ; this comes from the coding sequence ATGCAGCCCCATATTCGACTTAACACAAACATGACCCGCGCGAAATATGCGCTTTTGCCCGGTGATCCTGGACGGGTGGACAGAATCGCCCGCTTTCTTGATAACGCTGAGATCATAGGGCAAAACCGTGAGTTTCGTGCGGCTCGCGGTTGGTATCAGGGGGTTGAAATCGTGGTGCTCTCCACGGGAATCGGCGGACCCTCTACCGCCATTGCCATTGAAGAGTTAAGCCAGATTGGCGTCAATACGTTAATCCGTATCGGCAGCTGCGGCGCATTGCAGGACTCGTTAGCATTGGGGGATGTGATAATCGCCCACGGCGCGGTGGCCGATGACGGCACCAGCAAAACCTATGCGCCCGCCAGCTATCCGGCCTGTGCAGACCCGTATCTTACCGCCACGCTGATACAGCAGGCGCAACAGATGAATATCTCTACCGTTTGCGGGTTGGTGCGCAGCCACGACAGTTTTTATACTGACCGTGAAGCTGAACTGGATGCCGAATGGTCGGCCCGGGGGATTCTCGGCGCGGATATGGAAACCGCTGCGTTAATGGTTGTGGGCGCACTACGCGGGCTCCGTACGGCGTCGTTGCTAAACGTGGTCGTCGCTCATGATGGCTGTCTGGAGAGCAGTATTAACCATTATGTTCAGCAGGAAACCTTGTGTCAGCAAGGCGAAGAACGCCAGATTGCTCTGGCGCTTCAGGCCATTTATTTCGATAGTTTGCAAGGAGAGCAGTAA
- the pnuC gene encoding nicotinamide riboside transporter PnuC: MDFFSINNVMVNIPLGEGGYALSWIEAIGTLFGLLCIWCASREKIINYLFGLINVTLFAAIFFQIQLYASLLLQVFFFVANIYGWYAWSRQNDAQEAALKVRWLSRQQTLALGGICIIAILLMTLFIDPVFAMLTRVMLALLQMVGVQVAMPELQPDAFPFWDSTMLVLSIAAMVLMTRKYVENWLLWVLIDVISVVIYAVQGVYAMSLEYILLTAIAVMGSYRWIKSARRNGYTPLAASTC, translated from the coding sequence ATGGACTTTTTCAGCATTAACAATGTGATGGTCAACATTCCTCTCGGCGAAGGCGGATATGCGCTGTCGTGGATTGAGGCTATCGGCACCCTTTTTGGCTTATTGTGCATCTGGTGCGCCAGTCGGGAAAAAATCATTAATTACCTGTTTGGCTTGATTAACGTCACTCTGTTTGCCGCTATCTTTTTTCAGATTCAACTGTACGCCAGTTTGCTGCTTCAGGTGTTTTTCTTTGTGGCGAATATTTACGGCTGGTATGCGTGGAGCCGACAGAATGATGCCCAGGAAGCCGCTCTGAAAGTCCGCTGGCTTTCTCGCCAACAAACTTTGGCGCTGGGGGGCATATGCATAATTGCCATTCTACTGATGACGCTGTTTATCGATCCGGTATTCGCTATGTTGACTCGCGTTATGCTCGCACTGTTGCAAATGGTAGGCGTTCAGGTGGCGATGCCTGAACTACAGCCGGACGCATTCCCGTTCTGGGATTCCACGATGCTGGTGCTGTCGATTGCGGCCATGGTCCTCATGACGCGTAAGTATGTGGAAAACTGGCTGCTGTGGGTACTCATTGATGTGATTAGCGTTGTGATCTATGCGGTTCAGGGGGTTTACGCGATGTCGCTGGAATACATCCTTCTGACGGCGATTGCAGTGATGGGCTCTTATCGTTGGATCAAGAGTGCGCGACGTAACGGTTATACGCCGCTTGCCGCCAGCACCTGCTAA
- the rep gene encoding DNA helicase Rep: MRLNPGQQHAVEFVTGPCLVLAGAGSGKTRVITNKIAHLIRGCGYQARHIAAVTFTNKAAREMKERVGQTLGRKEARGLMISTFHTLGLEIIKREYAALGMKSNFSLFDDTDQTALLKELTEGLIEDDKILLQQLISTISNWKNDLKTPAQAAASAIGERDRIFAHCYGLYDAHMKACNVLDFDDLILLPTLLLQRNEEVRERWQNKIRYLLVDEYQDTNTSQYELVKLLVGQRARFTVVGDDDQSIYSWRGARPQNLVLLSQDFPALQVIKLEQNYRSSGRILKAANILIANNPHVFEKRLFSELGYGAELKVLSANNEEHEAERVTGELIAHHFVNKTQYKDYAILYRGNHQSRVFEKFLMQNRIPYKISGGTSFFSRPEIKDLLAYLRVLTNPDDDSAFLRIVNTPKREIGPATLQKLGEWAMTRSKSLFTASFDMGLSQTLTGRGYDALTRFTHWLAEIQRLAEREPVAAVRDLIHGIDYESWLYETSPSPKAAEMRMKNVNQLFGWMTEMLEGSDIDEPMTLTQVVTRFTLRDMMERGESEEELDQVQLMTLHASKGLEFPYVFMVGMEEGFLPHQSSIDEDNIDEERRLAYVGITRAQKELTFTLCKERRQYGELVRPEPSRFLLELPQDDLIWEQERKVVSAEERMQKGQSHLANLKAMMAAKRAKS; the protein is encoded by the coding sequence ATGCGTTTAAATCCCGGCCAACAACACGCTGTCGAATTCGTCACCGGACCCTGCCTGGTGCTGGCAGGGGCGGGTTCCGGTAAGACCCGCGTGATCACCAATAAAATCGCGCACCTGATCCGCGGGTGTGGTTATCAGGCGCGGCATATCGCCGCAGTGACTTTTACCAATAAAGCGGCGCGTGAGATGAAAGAACGTGTCGGGCAAACGCTGGGGCGTAAAGAGGCGCGGGGATTGATGATCTCAACGTTCCATACGCTGGGGCTGGAGATTATTAAGCGCGAATACGCCGCGCTGGGGATGAAATCCAACTTCTCGCTGTTTGACGATACCGACCAGACCGCTCTGCTCAAAGAGTTGACTGAAGGTCTGATCGAAGATGACAAAATTCTGTTGCAACAGCTGATCTCGACGATCTCCAACTGGAAAAACGATCTTAAAACGCCTGCGCAGGCGGCGGCCAGCGCGATCGGCGAACGTGACCGCATATTTGCTCATTGCTATGGTTTGTACGATGCGCACATGAAAGCCTGCAATGTGCTCGACTTTGACGATCTGATCCTGCTGCCGACGCTGTTATTACAGCGAAATGAAGAAGTGCGTGAACGCTGGCAAAACAAAATCCGCTATCTGCTGGTGGATGAATACCAGGACACTAACACCAGCCAGTATGAGCTGGTTAAGCTGCTGGTCGGGCAACGCGCGCGATTTACGGTGGTGGGTGATGATGACCAGTCCATCTACTCCTGGCGGGGCGCTCGCCCGCAAAACCTGGTGTTACTGAGCCAGGATTTCCCGGCGTTGCAGGTGATCAAGCTGGAGCAAAACTACCGTTCTTCGGGCCGTATTCTGAAGGCGGCAAATATTCTTATCGCCAATAATCCACACGTCTTTGAAAAACGCCTCTTTTCCGAACTCGGTTACGGTGCGGAACTGAAAGTCTTAAGCGCCAATAATGAGGAGCATGAGGCGGAGCGGGTAACGGGAGAACTGATCGCGCATCACTTTGTGAATAAGACTCAGTACAAGGATTACGCCATTCTGTACCGTGGAAATCATCAATCGCGGGTATTTGAAAAATTTCTTATGCAGAACCGCATTCCGTATAAAATTTCCGGCGGCACATCATTTTTCTCCCGTCCAGAAATTAAAGATCTGTTGGCTTACCTGCGGGTGTTGACCAATCCGGATGATGACAGCGCTTTTCTGCGTATTGTGAATACGCCAAAGCGTGAGATTGGCCCGGCGACATTACAGAAGCTGGGGGAATGGGCAATGACCCGCAGTAAAAGCTTGTTTACCGCCAGCTTTGATATGGGATTAAGCCAGACGCTAACCGGGCGCGGCTACGATGCGTTAACCCGCTTCACCCACTGGCTGGCGGAGATTCAGCGCCTGGCCGAACGTGAGCCTGTTGCCGCCGTGCGCGATCTCATCCACGGTATTGATTACGAATCCTGGTTATATGAAACGTCGCCAAGCCCGAAGGCGGCGGAAATGCGCATGAAGAACGTTAACCAGCTCTTCGGCTGGATGACCGAAATGCTGGAAGGCAGCGATATTGATGAACCGATGACGCTGACCCAGGTGGTGACTCGCTTTACCCTGCGTGACATGATGGAGCGTGGTGAAAGTGAAGAAGAACTGGATCAGGTGCAGCTGATGACCCTTCATGCCTCTAAAGGTCTGGAATTCCCCTATGTCTTTATGGTGGGCATGGAAGAGGGATTTCTGCCGCATCAAAGCAGCATCGATGAAGACAATATCGACGAAGAGCGTCGCCTGGCCTACGTAGGTATTACCCGCGCGCAGAAAGAGCTTACTTTTACGTTATGTAAAGAGCGCCGTCAGTATGGCGAGCTGGTACGCCCGGAGCCGAGTCGTTTCCTGCTGGAGCTACCGCAGGATGATTTAATTTGGGAACAGGAGCGCAAAGTGGTCAGTGCCGAAGAGCGCATGCAAAAAGGACAAAGCCACCTGGCTAATCTGAAAGCTATGATGGCGGCAAAGCGAGCAAAATCGTAG
- the gppA gene encoding guanosine-5'-triphosphate,3'-diphosphate diphosphatase, with translation MNSTSLYAAIDLGSNSFHMLVVREVAGSIQTLTRIKRKVRLAAGLNSDNHLSAEAMERGWQCLRLFAERLQDIPQPQIRVVATATLRLAVNAGEFIAKAQTILGCPVQVISGEEEARLIYQGVAHTTGGADQRLVVDIGGASTELVTGTGAQTTSLFSLSMGCVTWLERYFSDRNLAQENFDKAEKAARDVLRPVADELRFHGWKVCVGASGTVQALQEIMMAQGMDERITLAKLQQLKQRAIQCGRLEELEIEGLTLERALVFPSGLAILIAIFTELNIQCMTLAGGALREGLVYGMLHLAVDQDIRSRTLRNIQRRFIVDTDQANRVAKLADNFLKQVENAWHIEPISRELLLSACQLHEIGLSIDFKQAPYHAAYLVRHLDLPGYTPAQKKLLATLLLNQTNPVDLSSLHQQNAVPPRVAEQLCRLLRLAILFAGRRRDDLVPDIMLQAQNENLTLTLPDGWLAHHPLGKELINQESQWQSYVHWPLDVR, from the coding sequence ATGAATTCCACCTCGCTGTATGCAGCCATTGATCTCGGCTCAAATAGTTTTCATATGCTGGTGGTGCGCGAGGTGGCGGGAAGCATCCAGACGCTGACCCGAATTAAACGCAAGGTGCGTCTGGCTGCCGGTCTGAACAGCGACAATCACCTTTCAGCCGAAGCGATGGAACGCGGCTGGCAATGCCTGCGCCTGTTTGCTGAACGTTTGCAGGATATTCCGCAGCCGCAAATCCGTGTGGTTGCCACCGCCACATTGCGTCTCGCCGTCAATGCCGGTGAGTTTATCGCGAAAGCGCAGACTATCCTCGGTTGCCCGGTGCAAGTTATTAGCGGCGAAGAAGAGGCGCGGCTCATTTATCAGGGCGTCGCCCATACCACCGGTGGCGCAGATCAGCGTCTGGTAGTGGATATTGGCGGTGCCAGTACTGAGCTGGTGACCGGCACTGGCGCGCAAACTACGTCGTTGTTTAGTCTGTCTATGGGCTGTGTAACGTGGCTTGAACGCTATTTTAGCGATCGTAATCTGGCGCAAGAAAACTTTGATAAAGCGGAAAAGGCCGCGCGCGATGTGCTGCGTCCGGTCGCTGATGAACTGCGTTTTCATGGCTGGAAAGTCTGCGTGGGCGCTTCCGGCACCGTGCAGGCACTGCAGGAAATCATGATGGCGCAGGGAATGGATGAGCGCATTACGCTCGCCAAACTTCAGCAGCTAAAACAACGTGCAATACAGTGCGGGCGTCTGGAAGAGCTGGAAATCGAAGGGCTGACGCTTGAGCGTGCCCTGGTTTTCCCAAGCGGGCTGGCTATTCTGATCGCAATATTCACCGAGCTGAATATCCAGTGCATGACGCTGGCAGGCGGCGCGCTACGCGAAGGGCTGGTGTACGGGATGCTGCACCTGGCCGTGGATCAGGATATTCGCAGCCGCACGCTGCGAAACATTCAGCGTCGCTTTATCGTCGATACCGATCAGGCAAATCGCGTGGCGAAGCTGGCGGATAACTTCCTCAAACAGGTAGAAAATGCCTGGCATATTGAGCCTATCAGTCGTGAACTGTTGCTTAGCGCTTGCCAATTGCATGAGATCGGTCTGAGCATAGATTTTAAACAGGCGCCATACCATGCCGCTTATTTAGTACGCCATCTGGATCTCCCTGGCTATACGCCAGCGCAGAAAAAGTTGCTCGCTACCCTCTTGCTGAATCAAACTAACCCGGTTGATCTCTCTTCGCTTCATCAGCAAAATGCCGTACCGCCCCGTGTTGCGGAACAATTATGCCGTTTGCTGCGATTGGCAATTCTCTTTGCCGGCCGTCGCCGTGACGATCTGGTACCAGACATTATGTTACAGGCGCAAAATGAGAATCTGACATTGACCTTGCCTGACGGCTGGCTGGCGCACCACCCGCTGGGTAAAGAATTGATCAATCAGGAAAGCCAGTGGCAAAGCTATGTCCACTGGCCACTGGACGTACGGTAA